Below is a genomic region from Prochlorococcus marinus str. MIT 0918.
TTAAAGTAAATTCAATTTAGTAAAATATATTCAAGCTCAGTAAAATAGTAAGATGCTAAATTCAATACTTAAAGAAACGATAAAAAACTATAATAATTTTCCTAAGAATGGAATTCTTTTTAGAGATATATCTCCAATTCTTATGAGACCTAATCTCTACAAGGAGTTAATAGAGAAGATGTCTTTATCTCCTATCCTAGAATCAGCCGATGCTATTATTTCTATAGATGCAAGGGGATTTCTGCTTGGTTCAGGCATTTCTCTAATAACGTCTAAGCCACATATTCTTGCAAGAAAGCCAGGAAAATTACCAGGTGAATTAATTACTAAATCATATGATTTAGAATATGGAGAAAATACTCTCTCTATTCAAAAGGAATCAATTAATAAATTTACTTCTTTTGCTATTGTTGATGATTTATTAGCCACTGGGGGTACTATTTTATGTGTATCAAAAATATTATCCTCACAAAAAAAGAGAATTTCTGGTGCTTGTGTAGCTATTGAACTAAGTTCACTTAAAGCAAGAAATAAGTTTAATTTCCCTATTTATTCAGAAGTTTTACTATAAATAAGCTTTGTTTCCCAGTGCAGATAGATTTATAGAAACTTACATACCAAAACAAATTTTTCACATCTCACACTATTATTATTTATGAAGTTTATATCAATTTAAACTGTGGGAAGCAAAGTATGATCATATTCATTAAAAGATATTTCAAGAGGCTATAGCTGATAATTATTGAGAATATACGAGTTATAGAATTATTCTTAATAGATTGAAGAAAAAGTCTTCTCGCAAAAAATTATTCAAAAATGGAACAAATCG
It encodes:
- a CDS encoding adenine phosphoribosyltransferase, with the protein product MLNSILKETIKNYNNFPKNGILFRDISPILMRPNLYKELIEKMSLSPILESADAIISIDARGFLLGSGISLITSKPHILARKPGKLPGELITKSYDLEYGENTLSIQKESINKFTSFAIVDDLLATGGTILCVSKILSSQKKRISGACVAIELSSLKARNKFNFPIYSEVLL